CATCGGTGTTTATTGGTGTGCATCGGTGTTCGATTTTTCAAAATACCGTGTTTTATGGGCTTTTCTTATACCAATTCAATTAATGATTGCAACACATCCTTGGATAAAGACGCGATGAATCGCGTCTCTACAAGATGGCCTATCTGTCGCATTCTTTTGGCGAATTGGTATTACACTTCTTTCCAAGTACCGTGAAAACTATGAGGAATCACACTTGGTAGTTCCAGTTTACACACAGGTTCTTCATTTAACCGATGAGCATTAAAAACCCAAACTTGACTACGATCGCAATTGCCATCGTACACAACTGTTAAAATCCAAGCTTGTTCTGGGTTGTCGGCGTCTGTAACGTAAATGGGTTCACTAGGATAGCAATTTTCACCAAAGTCTGCTTCGGTGAGAGTTTCGCTTTCGTGATCGTAGCAGGCGATCGCATTTAATAGTTCTTGGCTAATATCTGTTCCTTGTCGAGATATGGAAAAATAAGTGTAGCGCGAGGCTTGTCCAACATTTTCAGGTGGTACGCTGGGGAATTCACAATTGCGGTCTAATATTTGGTGAATGTTTGTCACTGCACCAGTTTGAGGATTGATACGAACTCGCGTCAGTGTACTCTTGGCTGGCGTGTGAGTTTCACCAAACGCTACTTGTTGGAGAAACTGGTTTGTCTGAAAGTCTTGATAGCGGGCAATATCTACAACGACTTCACCGCTAGCATCTACATAACCATTAGCAAAATGCCACTGGAACCAAGGTTCTGTTTCTCCCCGACTTACCAAGGAAAGTGTTTGGCGATCAAAAATTAAAATTTGTGTTCCTACCTGGGGTTGCCATTTGAGACAATCACTGTAAGTATTTATTCCAAGGAGAACGGGAAGAATATTCAACCGGACAGCAGGAACAAAAAAGACAAGATATGGCCCTGCTAGGACAAAATCATGTATGACAGGCAAGCCTTCTAGAGGAAACTGCGCTTTTTGGACGATTTTACCTGTCCAGTCACTTTTGAAAAGATTGAGTGTACCATTATTTCCAACGGAGATACCAAAATTAAAAATCTCTTTAGTGTGTAAATCTACACTAGGATGAGCAGAATAGGGCAAGCCTTTGTCAAGTCTGCCCAAATTGTCTGAACCTTTGGTTTCCAGTGTTTGTAGGTCTAAGGCATAAGGATGATCACCTTCCCACAGAGCCAATAGTTTATCAGGCAATGCTAGCACCGAGGTATTGGCTACATTCTTAATTGGCTTTAACCATCGATTCCAAAATGCTCCTGGTGCTGTCATTCCGTAGTTACCGTAAAGCAGTTTCCCTGCTGCTGTTTCTTTTTTGTAACCATCTGTTTGGACGTAGCGATAGACAGCAGTAGCACCCCCCCCTTCTTCGAGGGGAGTAGAAGTGTTGAAGTGTACTCCCAGAATTGCACCATCTCCATCAAACCAATGTCCCACATGAATCCCGCCCCGCTCTAGCCGTGCAGGACCGTTGCGATATAATGTGCCGCGCAAACCAGGTGGGATTGTGCCAGTAATTACAGGTAGGGGAGTAAGTGGGAATTCTTGGGCAGGTTTAGCGATCGCGTTTGCCCAAGCTTTTTTTCTTAATTTTTCATTAATTAAAGGCATAGAAAATTTACCGAGGCAAGGGTGTAAGGGGGTAAGAAAGTAGGAAGAAGCGATCGCTACAGCTAAAGGAACGGCGATCATAAACTCTAGGATGATTCACGAACTAGGAACGGGTGCGCTTGTGCAGATAAGGGCTGTTCTTGTGAGGTAGAAGTGTATTGTATCCAAATTGAAATTGCATAATAATTCTCTTTTTCATGCTAGGAACCCATTGTGACACTTTCTTATTTAAGTTAAGCCGACCATCAAAAGCGATCGCCCAAATTAGTTAACCTAGACAATAAGATTAAATCTATCGCAAGTCAGATGCGAGCAATTACTTGGAAGCTTTACCTGGGGTATGGTCAAATAAATAGATTAATAGATTTGAGGAATTTTGCCACTTATGAAACAAACTATTACTCGCACAACAGCATTCTTGGCTTCTTGTACTCTCCTACTTACAGCCTGTGGTGGTAGCAACACAGGTACAAACACAAGTATAAACACAGGTACAAACACAGCCACCAACACCTCAACAACCAGTATATCTGGTCCTATACCTATTGGTATTGCCTTTGCCCAAACCAGCAACGTCGCATTACTCGGTCAGGAAGGGGTGGCAGGTGCAAAAATTGCTGAGAAGTATTTTAATGACCAAGGTGGCATTAACGGCACAAAGATCAAGCTGGTATTTCAAGATGCTGGTGGTGACGAAGCTGGAGCAATTAATGCATTTCAAACTTTAATTAATAAAGATAAAGTTGTTGGTATTGTTGGTCCGACTTTATCACAACAAGCCTTTAGTGCTGACCCCATCGCTGAACGGGCAAAAGTACCAGTAATTGGCGCATCTAACACAGCAAAAGGTGTTCCTGAAATTGGTGATTACATAGCTCGTGTATCTGCACCAGTTTCTGTTGTCGCACCTAATTCTGTGAAAGCTGCACTGAAGCAAAATCCTAACATTAAAAAAGTAGCAGTTTTTTATGCTCAAAATGATGCTTTTAATAAATCAGAAACAGAAATTTTTCAGAAAACAGTTAAAGATCAAGGATTAGAATTAGTCACAGTCCAAAAATTTCAAACTACTGATACCGATTTTCAAGCCCAAGCAACCAACGCCCTGAATTTAAAACCAGATTTAATCATTATTTCTGGTCTGGCTGCTGATGGTGGTAACTTAGTACGGCAGTTGCGAGAGTTAGGATACAAAGGTGCAATTATTGGTGGTAATGGTTTGAATACATCAAATGTATTGTCTGTTTGTAAAGCTCTTTGTGATGGCGTTATGATTGCTCAAGCTTACAGTCCAGAACATCCAGGAGAAATCAACGCTGCATTTCGCAAAGCATACGTAGAGCAATACAAAAAAGAACCACCCCAATTTAGCGCTCAAGCTTTTACAGCAGTGCAGGTGTATGTAGAGGCTTTGAAAGCTTTAGATAAAAAAACCAAAATTACCACCCTTCCTGTAGATAAACTACGGACAGAATTAAATAAACAGATACTAGCAGGTAAATACAATACGCCTATTGGTGAAATTTCATTTACTCCAGAAGGTGAAATTGTGCAAAAAGACTTTTATGTTGCTCAAATTAAGATGGAAAAAAATGGTAACAATGGAAAATTTGCATTTTTAAAATAAGTTAGACCTAATGTGAATTCAAACTATGGCAAAAATCCTGTTTTTAAAATCGTAGACGCGCTCATAGGCTTCCCGCAGGGTACACAGATGAATACAGACAGATTATCGGTGTGCATCTGTCTACTTGCATCTAAGCCGCGCAAAGTACGTCTACATAGGTGTTCGTTAATTAAAAGTAATTACAAACACCACATACTTTATGTGGTGAATTCCTAGTCTCTTACCTATAACTTCCAATGGATATCACTCTATTTTTACAACAGTTTTTAAACGGGTTATCTATTGGCAGTGTCTACGCCATTTTTGCTTTAGGATATACCCTGGTTTACTCAATTTTAGGCATTATTAATTTAGCTCATGGTGCAATTTTTACACTGGGTGCATATTTCACCTATGCACTGGTTGGTGGCAGATTTGGATTTAATGGTTTGCTAGCAAATGCAGCCTTACCTGTACAATTGCCTTTTGCTTTAGCTTTAATTTTGGGAAGTATCTTAGCGGGATTAGTAGGAGTAATGGTAGAACGCGTTGCCTTTTTACCCTTGCGCCAAAGGGGTTCCGATCCTCTTTTAACCGTTGTTTCTAGCTTAGGTGTGGCAGTGGTAATTGTCAATTTAATCCAGTATCTAGTTGGTGCAGAAAGTTACACTTACCCAGCGAATACCTATGGAAATCTACCACCTGCAATTAACTTTGGTACAGAAGCAAACCCTATTCCCATCCGCACTGTGCAGGTGGTGATTTTTGTAGTTTCAATGGTATTTGTCGCTATCCTGAGTTATTTTATTAGTCGCACAAAATACGGTAAGGCAATGCAGGCGATCGCAGAAGATGCAACTACAGCCAGTTTATTAGGAATCAACTGCGATCGCTTTATTATTTTGACATTTTTTATCAGCAGTTTCTTAGCAGGAGTGGCGGGAACTTTAGTTGCCTCTAGTGTAAGTATAGCCGGGCCTTACTTCGGCATTGGTTTTGGATTGCGGGGTTTAGCGGTAATTGTCTTGGGTGGTTTAGGGAGTATTCCCGGTGCAGTCTTAGGGGGTTTGGTTATTGGCTTAGTAGAAGCGTTTGTCCCAGCAGAATACTCTGGCTATAAAGATGCTGTTGCCTTTAGCATTTTGTTTATTATGCTCTTAGTTCGGCCACAGGGTTTGTTGGGACGGCAAGTTATTCAGAAGGTTTAAAAGGGATATAGTGGGGTGACAGATCGGATCACCAACGCCTGACACCAATTACTGGAGGACTTATACCCAGTAATGAAACTGATCACTGATCACTGTTAAAGAGGATGTATGAAAACAAGTACGAAGAAATCGAACACAGATGTAGACGCGCTCATAGGCTTAAGGCAGGATACACTCATGGAACACGGATGGACACACAGTTTTTCTATTGGTGGCTAGGTGGGAATTTTTGTTAGCTATTTAGATGTTAGCCTTTACGATATGTTTTTAAAATCGAACACCGATGCACACAGATGAACACGGATGGATACAGAGAGATTTGGCGTACGTCAATGATCGCACTTTATTTAGAAGTAGGCGATCGCACCCCCAATGATGAAGTGATTTATCCTGATGATGATTTAATTACCAAAGCTAGTCATGATGGTAAATCTAAAATTTTTGCTCACAAATATGGAACATCGTATTAAGGGATCGGGGACAAGGAGGATAAGGAGGATAAGGAGGACAAACAAGACAAGGGAGAATTTTTTAACAAGTCTCTTGCCAATGACAAATGACCAATGACCAATGACAAATGACTATTGACAAATGGCTGATTTTATTGCTACCTATGGTGCTTTAATTGTTTCTATGGTTTTGGGGGCGCTGCTAGGACTATCGCTGTATTTACCATTAATGGCTGGACAATTGTCTTTAGCTAGTCCTGGATTTTATGCTTTGGGTGGATATATAGCAGCGATTCTTTCCACAACAGTTTTTACTTCTAGCGGTAATCTTTTTCCGATTTCATTATTGTTGTTGGAAATGTTAATTGCTGGAGTAGTTTCAGGATTACTGGGGATAGCGGTAGGAATTCCTGCTTTGCGGTTGCGGGGAATTTATTTAGCGATCGCCACTATTGCTTTTGTAGAAGTTTTGCGGGTTCTTTCCCTTAATTTAGATATTACAGGTGGTGCTGTGGGAATTTTTGGTATTCCCCAACCTTTCCAAACACCTATTGAATATTTGTGGATTGCCCTACCATTATTAATCATTAGTATGGTGTTAATTTACCGTTTAGAACGTATTCGTGTAGGTAGGGCTTTAACTGCGATTCGTGAAGATGAATTAGCAGCAAGTGCAATGGGAATTAACCCCACCTACTATAAAGTTTTAGCTTTTACACTTGGGGCAATTTTGGCTGGAGTAGTTGGTGCAATTAGCGCTCATTTTCTCAATACCTGGAATGCCCGCCAAGGTACATTTGATGCCAGTATTATTTATTTAACTTTTGTCTTAATTGGTGGTTCGAGAACTTTTTTAGGCGCAGTAGTAGGAGGCATGTTATTTACAGCCCTACCAGAAGTTTTAAGAAGCATTGCAGATACAGGTGGTTTACCAACTTGGCTAGCGCAATTTTTAAGAGATGGTAGATTAATTATTTTTGGTTTACTAATAGTTCTGGGAACCATCTTTTTCCCCCAAGGACTTGTCACCCCAGATATTTTTAAAAGACGTAAATTTGCGAAAATAAGAGATAAGAGCCAAAAGCCAAATTAAAAGGGAACGAGGAACAACTCAACAAATTATTGACTAAAATCTATATTTAGTATAAATGACAAATAACAAATGACCAATGACATTATTTTAGAAGCAAAAGACTTGACTCGCCGCTTTGGTGGTTTAGTGGCAGTAAATAATGTATCATTTACAGTTAAAAAACATGAAATATTTGGATTAATCGGTCCCAATGGTGCTGGTAAAACGACATTGTTTAATTTAATTACAGGCTTAATTCCACCTTCAAGTGGACAATTAACTTATCATCATCAAGAAATTTCTCAATTACGCCCCCACCAAATTGCCGCTTTAGGTATTGCTCGAACTTTTCAAAATATTCGCTTATTTGGTGAACTTTCAGCACTGGAAAATGTAATTATTGCCCGACATTTGCATATTCACAGCAATATACTTACAGGTGTAATAGGAGTACCACCAGCATCTACAGAAGAACGTAAAAGTAAGCAGAAAGCTTTAGAATTACTAGAACTAGTGGGTTTGCAACATCGTGCAGAAGAAAAAGCTAAAAATTTTGCCTATGGTGATCAGCGTCGGCTAGAAATTGCTCGTGCTTTAGCCCTAGAACCACAAATTTTGCTCCTTGACGAACCCGCCGCCGGCATGAACCCCAGTGAGAAGCAACAACTGAGTGAGTTTATTCGCAATCTATGCGATCGCTTTGATTTGACAATTATTTTAATTGAACACCACGTACCCTTAGTCATGGGGTTGTGCGATCGCATTGCTGTTTTAGATTTTGGTCAATTAATTGCTTTAGGAGAACCAACTGTGGTTAAAAATAATCCAGCAGTAATAGAAGCGTATTTAGGAAATGATTAATTTATATGATCTTTGTGTCTTGGTGTCTTTGTGTTTTATTCAAATTCTTTATTAATCACTAATATTTAAGTTCGCATGATTACTAATAATTTCCGTCTAACCTCACCCCTAGCCCCTCTCCTTATTAAGGAGAGGGGTGCCGAAGGCGGGGTGAGGTTCTTGATTATAAGTGATTAACCGAACTCAATATCAGAAACTAAGAAAACATCCTGAATCTTTAATCAACCACAGATACACACCGATGAACACAGAGAATCAGAAAAGCTACCCAGTTCTGGAAATAAAAAACCTATATATTAATTATGGTGGTATTCAAGCACTGCAAAATATTAATTTAGTTGTCAATAATGGTGAAGTAGTCACTCTCATAGGTGCTAACGGTGCAGGCAAAACTACTACTCTTCGGGCTATATCTAAAATTATCAGTCCTAAAAGTGGTGAAATTATTTATAGTGGCCGCAATATAACCCGTCGCCAATCTCATGAAGTTGTACAATTGGGTATTGCCCATTGTCCAGAAGGACGTAGAGTATTAACGAGACAAACTGTTTACGATAATTTGCTTTTAGGTGCGTATATTCGTTCTCAGCAAGCAGAGATAAAAAACGATATTCAGCATCAATTTGGACTATTTCCACGTTTAGCACAAAGACGCAATCAACTAGCAGGAACCCTTAGTGGCGGTGAACAACAAATGTTAGCGATCGCCCGTGCTTTGATGAGTAGACCAAAACTTTTATTATTAGATGAACCAAGTTTAGGTTTAGCACCGACAATAGTTAGGGAAATATTTAGTATTATTGATAATTTACGTGCCACAGGCGTGACTATTTTATTAGTTGAACAAAATGCCAATTTAGCATTACAGATTGCAGATCGGGGATATGTTTTAGAAGCTGGTTGTATTACTCTTACAGGTGCAGCTACCCAATTAATTACTGATGAGCGAGTCAAAAAAGCTTATTTGGGATAGTTTAATAACTAAAGATTTGGGAAACTAAGACATATGGTACAGCTAACAACGAAAACCCTAACTTTGGAAGAGTTTCTCAAGTTACCAGAAACTAAACCAGCTAGTGAATATATTAATGGACAAATAATTCAAAAACCAATGCCACAAGGAAAGCATAGTATTCTTCAAGGTGAATTAGTTAGTTCTATGAATGCCGTAGTCAAGCCAAAGAAAATTGCTCTTGCTTTTCCAGAGTTGCGATGTACATTTGGTGGACGTTCAATTGTTTCAGATGTAGCAGTTTTTGCTTGGGAGCGAATTCCAAAAGATGAAAATGGAGATGTAGCGAATGTTTTTCAAGCAGCTCTAGACTGGACTATCGAAATTTTATCACCAGACCAAAGTCCGACAAAAGTGATTGGTAATATTTTACATTGTCTCAAACAGGGCTGTCGCATGGGTTGGTTGATCGATCCAGATGAGCGATCGCTTTTGATTTACCCACTAGGACAACAACCAGAAATTTTCCAAGAAGAACAAGAAATATTACCAGTTCCTGATTGATTTGGGAACTTGCAATTAACTGTAAACCTATTGTTTGGATGGTTAAAGCTCTAGATTAATTTAGATAAAGAACGTGGATGTTCAAAGTAGGATGCGATCACTGGAATGAAAAACAAAATCAAGGACACCCATTATGGGTGTCCTTAAATTTATCAGTCTGAAAAACCTAAACTATTTATTGTTACCATTACCTCCATTACCACCGTTAGTAGTCAGAATCCGTTCAGCCAGTTTATCGGGAACTTCTTGGAGATGGTCAAATTCCCAGTGGAAAGAACCAACCCCGAGAGTTTGCGATCGCAACTCTACAATAAAGTTATGCATCTCGGCTTGGGGCAAGTAAGCTGTAATACTATCCCAACCTTGCCAATCATGAATGGCTTCGTAACCTAAAATCTGCCCCCGTCTACCAGTCACTAGTTGCATGACTTTGGAGGTGAATTCGCTGGGAGTTGTAACTTGCACCCGCAAAATTGGTTCTAGGAGGGTGGGTTGACACTGGGAGATTCCGGTTTGCATTGCTACACGGGCAGCTTGCTTAAATGCTTGTTCGGAACTATCGACGGTGTGGTAGGAACCGTTAGTTAAAGTTACCGCCACATCTACAACTGGGAAACCCAAGGGCCCGTGTGCTAAAAATTCCCGTACACCCATTTCTACACCGGGAATATACTGTTTGGGAACCACGCCACCAACAATGGTTTCCTTGAAGTTAAAACCTTCACCTCGTCCTAAGGGTTGGATGTCGAGATAAACATCGCCAAACTGACCGTGACCACCACTTTGGTGCTTGTAGCGCCCGTGAACTGATGAAGCTGGTTTGCGGATAGTTTCTTTGTAAGGTATTTGTGGCAAGTGGGTTGTCATCGGCAAATTATACTTGCGACGCAGGCGGTCTAGTGCCACTTGTAAATGAATTTCGCCTTGACCCCAAAGGATAACTTCGTGGGTGTCACCGTGTTGTTCCCAAGCAAGAGAAGGGTCTTCTTCTAACAATTTGGTGATCGCACCACTTAGCTTTACTTCATCGTTGCGCTTTTCGGGAATAATGGCGAGGGCATAAACTGGTTCTAGTTGTTCAGTTTTGGGTAATTCCTTAACAGTATTGTTGGAAATTGTATCTCCTGTCTTGATACCCTCCATCCGGCTTAAAGCGACAATTTCTCCAGCCCCAACTTGATTGACTTGTTGTAGCTGTTGTCCCATCAGACGATAAATACCACCAGCGCGGACACCGTTGAGGACTATACCATCGGTTAATTTACCTTGCCAAACCCGCACTAGGGAAAGTTTTCCGCCTTGAGGAGTGTAATAGGTCTTTAACACTTGGGCTATGGTAGCGCCGTCTTTTTGTTTACTTAAGCGGCGTTCGGCTGTAGTTTCGGGTTCAGGTGCTTCTCGCACTAAGGCTTCTAGTAGGGGTCGAACTCCATAATCTTGTTCAGCAACACCAAAAAATACTGGTACTACTAAATCCGCCCCTAATTCCATTTTTAAATCTTTGAGGATTTCCTCTTGGGGCGGTTCAATGTCTTCTAAAAGTTCTTCTAGTAAGTGGTCGTCAAAATTTGCTAAAGCTTCGAGCATTTCTGCCCGTGCAATGTGTTCTTCTTCTTTTAGTTCTTCAGGAAATGGAACTGGGTCAGCAGGCGCGCCGGAATGGTAATGGTACGCTTGTTCAGTAACCAAGTCAATAAAACCGATGAGTTGTTCCCCTCCCAGAATTGGGTATTGGTGCGCGACAAGGGGACGACTAGAAACGGCTTTAAGGGCGTGTAATGTTTCCAAAACGTGGATATTCGCCCGATCCATTTTGTTGACAAAGACTAGGTGGGGAATTTCCCAGTCATCCAGGAATTTAAATAGAGGAGCAAGGGTGAGGACGCGATCATTGATGGGTTCGCAAACTACAATTGCCGCATCAACTCCAATTAGGGCGTTGTAAGTTTCTTGAGCAAATTCTACACTGCCAGGGCAGTCAATAAAGGTGAAGCGAGTGTCATTATATTCAGTGCTAGCACTGCTGACTTCTACGCTCATTTGGCGATCGCGTGCTTCTTGAGAGCTATCGCCGACTGTGTTACCATCCTTAACGCTGCCTTTGCGAGAAATAGCACCTGTTACAAATAACAAGCTTTCTAGTAAAGTTGTTTTCCCACTCAAATAAGGGCCGACAATTGCTACATTTCGCGAACCCGATTTCACTTTTTCGTTCATAAAAACTCCTTTGCGGTCTTATGTCCATAACCGCCTTATAGTTGAGTTATGAAGAGTTCAAAACCGTTATTTAGGAAATTATCTCGCCTTTAAATTGACATTAACTCGCCTTTAACCAACCGGCAAACAATCGTATTTTGTTGTAAGATTTTGGTCACTAAAAATTAAAATCTACAAATTTAGTTATATAAAATTAAAGTTTAGTAAAAAGATTGCAAAATTAACCAAATATTTGTTAATAAAACGTAACTAAATAACAGTTACGAGATAGTTAAAGTATATGCCAGTTAAACTCTATAAATATCGCCTCCAGACATGGGCGAGTTTCATATTTATAAGTGGAATCATTCTCTTGCCTTCCCCAAGTCTTCCTTTTCCTCCCTCTTTGTTAGCGCAGAATGCTCCTAGCAACGCCACAGACTATTTAAATCAGGGATTACAGGCTGTGCAGACAGGGAGAATCCAAGATGCGATCGCTTCTTTTCGCCAAGCTGCCCAATTAGATCCCAGCCTCGCACCAGCACATTACAATTTAGGTTTAGCACTGCGGCAAGCTGGACAATTACAACCTGCTGCGGATGCATTTTATCGAGCCACCCAAGCCGATCCCCAGTTTGCTTTAGCTTATGCGAATTTGGGCGGCGCGTTGTTAGAAGGCAATAATTTACAGCAGGCAAATGATTATTTACAAAAAGCAATAGAACTTGATCCCAAATTGGGTGTGGCTCATTACAATTTAGGATTAGTGAGAGAACAGCAGCAAAATTGGGATAAGGCGATCGCATCCTTTAAAAAAGCGATGGAATACAGCAAAAATGCACCAGAACCAGCCTATCATCTAGGCATATGCTATCTGCAACAAAACAAACTCGATAAAGCCACAGATGCCTTTCGCAAAGCAATACAAATCAATCCCAAGTATCCAGAAGCTTATTATAGTCTTGGTTCAGTTTTATATGGTCAAGGCAAAGCAAAAGATGCCCTAGAAGCCTTTAGAAAATCTGCTGAAGCTAACTCTAATTATCCCAATGCTTATTACGGTGCAGGATTAGCTTTTATCCAATTGCAGCAATACGCAGATGCAGTACAAGTATTACAATTTGCTAGAGATTTGTACAAAGCTCAGAATAATCCTGAATGGGCAAACAAAGCCGAGCAATTGTTGCAACAAGCACAAAGAATGAATTAGGTAGCGGGAGCCTCAACATGAGTTATATTTTGGCATTAGATTTAGGTACGACTGGCAACCGCGCTTTTGTGTTTGATGCTGTTGGTAAAATTGTCGGACAAGCATATCAGGAATTAACACAGTATTATCCTCAGCCGGGATGGTTAGAACACGATGCAGAGGAAATCTGGCAAGATACTTGCACGGTAGTACAAACTGCGATCGCTAATGCCAAAATTATTCCTAGCGACATTGTGGCCATCGGGTTAACTGTACAGCGTGAAACGTGTTTAATTTGGGATAAAACTACTGGAAAACCCCTGCATCGAGCGATAGTTTGGCAAGATCGCCGCACTGCTTCTTTGTGTAATCAATTACAAGTCCAAGGTTACGCCCAAGAAATTTATGATCGTACTGGTTTAGTCATTGATGCTTATTTTTCAGCTACAAAGCTGAGGTGGTTGCTAGATCATGTTACAGATGTAGATCTCAAAAATGTTTTAGCTGGCACAATTGATACTTGGATTCTCTGGAAACTCACAGGCGGTAAAGTTCACGCTACTGACCACAGTAACGCCAGCCGTACAATGCTGATGAACTTGACAAGCTGTAAATGGGATGAAACTTTACTGGAATTATTTCAAATTCCCGCTCATATCTTGCCAGAAATACTACCTAGTTTCGGAAAATTTAGTGTTACAGATGCCACTTTACTAGGTGCAGAAATTCCCATTACTGCTGTTTTGGGCGATCAACAAGCAGCTTTATTTGGTCATGGATGCGATCGCCCTGGTTTAATGAAATGTACTTACGGCACGGGTAGCTTTTTAGTTGCTCACACTGGCTCTGAAATCATTCGTTCTCAAAATCAACTAATTTCCACAGTAGCATGGACGCAAATTCGCAATGGTATTTTAGATGTGGGTTACGCCCTCGAAGGAAGTATGTTTACGGCTGGGGCATGTATCCAATGGCTGCGGGATGGCATCAAATTAATTAAAACTGCTGCGGAGACAGAAGCGATCGCCAATCAAATAACAGATAACGGTGGTGTATATTTTGTACCTGCCTTTAGCGGACTGGGCGCACCCCACTGGGATATGAGTGCTAGGGGGGCTTTTTTTGGTATTACCGCCGCCGTGCAACCGCAGCA
Above is a genomic segment from Fischerella sp. JS2 containing:
- a CDS encoding elongation factor G, with translation MNEKVKSGSRNVAIVGPYLSGKTTLLESLLFVTGAISRKGSVKDGNTVGDSSQEARDRQMSVEVSSASTEYNDTRFTFIDCPGSVEFAQETYNALIGVDAAIVVCEPINDRVLTLAPLFKFLDDWEIPHLVFVNKMDRANIHVLETLHALKAVSSRPLVAHQYPILGGEQLIGFIDLVTEQAYHYHSGAPADPVPFPEELKEEEHIARAEMLEALANFDDHLLEELLEDIEPPQEEILKDLKMELGADLVVPVFFGVAEQDYGVRPLLEALVREAPEPETTAERRLSKQKDGATIAQVLKTYYTPQGGKLSLVRVWQGKLTDGIVLNGVRAGGIYRLMGQQLQQVNQVGAGEIVALSRMEGIKTGDTISNNTVKELPKTEQLEPVYALAIIPEKRNDEVKLSGAITKLLEEDPSLAWEQHGDTHEVILWGQGEIHLQVALDRLRRKYNLPMTTHLPQIPYKETIRKPASSVHGRYKHQSGGHGQFGDVYLDIQPLGRGEGFNFKETIVGGVVPKQYIPGVEMGVREFLAHGPLGFPVVDVAVTLTNGSYHTVDSSEQAFKQAARVAMQTGISQCQPTLLEPILRVQVTTPSEFTSKVMQLVTGRRGQILGYEAIHDWQGWDSITAYLPQAEMHNFIVELRSQTLGVGSFHWEFDHLQEVPDKLAERILTTNGGNGGNGNNK
- a CDS encoding tetratricopeptide repeat protein → MPVKLYKYRLQTWASFIFISGIILLPSPSLPFPPSLLAQNAPSNATDYLNQGLQAVQTGRIQDAIASFRQAAQLDPSLAPAHYNLGLALRQAGQLQPAADAFYRATQADPQFALAYANLGGALLEGNNLQQANDYLQKAIELDPKLGVAHYNLGLVREQQQNWDKAIASFKKAMEYSKNAPEPAYHLGICYLQQNKLDKATDAFRKAIQINPKYPEAYYSLGSVLYGQGKAKDALEAFRKSAEANSNYPNAYYGAGLAFIQLQQYADAVQVLQFARDLYKAQNNPEWANKAEQLLQQAQRMN
- the glpK gene encoding glycerol kinase GlpK, translated to MSYILALDLGTTGNRAFVFDAVGKIVGQAYQELTQYYPQPGWLEHDAEEIWQDTCTVVQTAIANAKIIPSDIVAIGLTVQRETCLIWDKTTGKPLHRAIVWQDRRTASLCNQLQVQGYAQEIYDRTGLVIDAYFSATKLRWLLDHVTDVDLKNVLAGTIDTWILWKLTGGKVHATDHSNASRTMLMNLTSCKWDETLLELFQIPAHILPEILPSFGKFSVTDATLLGAEIPITAVLGDQQAALFGHGCDRPGLMKCTYGTGSFLVAHTGSEIIRSQNQLISTVAWTQIRNGILDVGYALEGSMFTAGACIQWLRDGIKLIKTAAETEAIANQITDNGGVYFVPAFSGLGAPHWDMSARGAFFGITAAVQPQHLVRAVLEAIAYQVKEVVQAISTSCSIPLQKLTVDGGACENNFLMQFQADLLGIAVERPVIRDITVQGIAFAAGLAVGFWKSYPELLQQRQIDRYFWPSDGSEYAIVNFTTWQKAVARAKYWAE